Proteins encoded by one window of Paenibacillus urinalis:
- a CDS encoding pullulanase has translation MRNYRSLRTALTVFIAAVMVLTSIWIVPVDAQENHSIQSIPEQNLRIHYDGTGENLGVWVWEDVELPSAEWPSGAIPFTAEQQDAYGAYVDIPLRADAKKVGFLIVDRTTGEKHGGDKILELSSTNINEVWLGQGSDEILLYEPVPLADDVVRIHYSRADQDYNGYGLWLWEDVKAPSTDWPKGALPFTNEQTDKYGAYIDVELKEDATKLGFLIVNRNNGEEKDGGDKSFNLLQHYDHLWVREGDDQVYVSPYGEMATGVTAATVTSKDLIELKFTRTEGLTPDAVSRELIIKDQAGSVVEASEVKVSENNTVEITADFDLNKLPLTITYAGISVKAELHWSVIDELYAYKGNDLGATYSKKKVTFKLWAPTASSVKLNVYDKKDASVHIGSKELTLQEQGVWKTVVRPEEHGVKDLKNYFYQYEVVNNGESRKVLDPYAKSMAAFQVDTSGAAGQDGDVVGKAAIIDLSKTNPKGYNYAKIDGYKNREDAIIWELHVRDYTSDPSIQDDLTSRWGTYNALEDKLDYMKSLGVTHVQLLPVMAWYYGDETKMGNRELQYSAGGNEYNWGYDPHNYFSPDGAYSEDATNPELRVKELKNMIDAIHDAGMGVILDVVYTHMANADLLNDIVPNYYAWKDSNGAYVGGFGNNLATNHVMAEKLMVDSVKYWFDEYKIDGMRFDMMGDATSGSIQKAYDAAAKLNPNALFIGEGWRTFSGANADTELAGQGADQDWMDETNDVGVFSDEIRNELKSGFGSEGEPRFLTGGARDINLIMSNIKGQPTNTPADDPGDMVQYIEAHDNLPLYDVIAQSIKKDPSIPANDLEIHQRIRLGNLMVLTSQGTVFLHAGQEYGRTKQWHGEGLPEQKYHALSDETGKVFGYFIHDSYDSSDAINKFDWDKALDSKKYPVNSVTREYTEGLIQLRKSTNAFRLGDESLVDKNVSLIKAPEMNSKDLIIAYKNKSTDNTGTYYVFVNADQTPRTLSLDTDLTKGTVVVDQDEAGVKAVSDKSGFELSKTSITLEPLTAVVIKMKEKSKK, from the coding sequence ATGCGCAATTATCGTTCTTTGCGTACAGCATTAACAGTGTTCATCGCTGCAGTTATGGTCTTGACAAGCATATGGATCGTGCCTGTTGATGCTCAGGAGAATCATTCAATTCAGTCGATACCTGAGCAGAATTTAAGAATTCATTATGACGGGACTGGAGAGAATCTGGGTGTTTGGGTATGGGAGGATGTAGAGCTTCCATCAGCCGAATGGCCAAGCGGTGCAATTCCGTTTACAGCAGAACAGCAGGATGCTTATGGAGCCTATGTAGATATTCCGCTCAGAGCAGATGCTAAAAAAGTTGGCTTTCTCATCGTAGATCGGACGACCGGGGAGAAGCACGGTGGAGATAAGATACTAGAGCTGAGCTCAACAAATATAAATGAGGTGTGGCTGGGACAAGGATCAGACGAGATTCTCCTGTATGAACCTGTACCCTTGGCTGATGATGTCGTGCGAATCCATTATTCTCGTGCAGATCAAGACTATAATGGATATGGATTATGGTTATGGGAAGATGTGAAAGCGCCTTCAACAGATTGGCCGAAGGGCGCGCTCCCATTTACTAACGAACAGACCGATAAATATGGTGCTTATATTGATGTTGAGCTAAAAGAGGATGCCACGAAGCTCGGGTTTCTTATAGTGAATCGTAATAATGGCGAGGAAAAGGATGGTGGAGATAAGAGCTTCAACCTCCTTCAGCATTATGATCATTTATGGGTCCGGGAAGGTGATGATCAAGTGTACGTCTCACCCTATGGTGAGATGGCTACAGGAGTTACAGCTGCTACAGTCACATCCAAGGACCTGATTGAGCTCAAATTTACTCGAACTGAAGGACTTACTCCGGATGCGGTAAGCAGGGAATTGATCATTAAGGATCAGGCTGGCTCGGTTGTTGAAGCTAGTGAAGTCAAAGTAAGCGAGAATAATACAGTAGAAATCACAGCTGATTTTGATCTGAACAAGCTTCCACTTACAATTACGTATGCAGGCATATCGGTTAAGGCAGAGCTTCATTGGAGTGTTATTGATGAATTATATGCTTATAAGGGTAACGACCTCGGTGCTACATACAGTAAGAAAAAAGTCACCTTCAAGCTGTGGGCACCGACTGCAAGCTCGGTAAAGCTAAATGTATACGATAAGAAGGATGCATCTGTTCATATTGGATCCAAGGAGCTGACCCTTCAAGAGCAAGGGGTATGGAAGACCGTAGTTCGACCAGAAGAGCATGGCGTGAAGGATCTTAAAAATTATTTCTACCAATATGAGGTTGTAAACAATGGCGAGAGTCGAAAAGTGCTGGATCCTTATGCGAAATCGATGGCAGCCTTCCAGGTCGATACCTCAGGCGCTGCGGGTCAAGACGGGGATGTCGTTGGTAAAGCAGCCATCATTGATCTCAGTAAAACAAATCCGAAGGGTTATAACTATGCCAAGATTGACGGTTATAAAAATAGAGAGGATGCGATTATATGGGAGCTGCACGTTCGGGATTATACTTCCGATCCTTCAATTCAAGATGACCTAACCTCCAGATGGGGCACCTATAATGCATTAGAAGACAAATTGGATTATATGAAATCACTTGGCGTCACTCACGTACAGCTTCTCCCGGTTATGGCCTGGTACTATGGGGATGAGACGAAGATGGGTAACAGGGAGCTTCAATACTCTGCCGGAGGCAACGAATACAACTGGGGATATGACCCTCACAATTACTTCTCTCCTGATGGGGCGTATTCCGAAGATGCCACAAATCCGGAGCTTCGAGTCAAAGAGCTTAAGAACATGATTGATGCTATTCATGATGCAGGTATGGGTGTCATTCTCGATGTCGTATATACGCACATGGCGAATGCTGATCTTCTGAATGATATCGTTCCGAATTACTATGCTTGGAAGGACAGTAATGGTGCATACGTCGGCGGCTTCGGCAATAATCTGGCTACGAATCATGTAATGGCAGAGAAATTGATGGTGGATTCGGTGAAATACTGGTTTGATGAGTATAAAATTGATGGAATGCGATTCGATATGATGGGGGATGCGACTTCCGGTTCTATTCAAAAAGCTTATGATGCAGCTGCCAAGCTGAATCCGAATGCGCTATTCATTGGTGAGGGCTGGAGAACCTTCAGTGGAGCCAATGCAGATACTGAACTTGCCGGACAAGGTGCGGACCAGGATTGGATGGACGAGACAAATGATGTGGGTGTATTCTCCGATGAAATTCGTAATGAATTAAAATCCGGATTCGGTTCTGAAGGAGAGCCTAGATTCCTTACTGGCGGTGCAAGAGATATCAACCTGATCATGAGCAATATCAAAGGCCAGCCGACAAACACGCCAGCGGACGATCCTGGAGATATGGTGCAATATATTGAAGCTCACGATAATCTCCCGCTGTATGATGTTATTGCACAATCGATCAAGAAAGATCCGTCCATACCGGCAAATGATCTTGAAATTCATCAGCGAATCAGACTTGGGAATCTGATGGTGCTGACTTCTCAGGGAACGGTATTTCTGCACGCGGGGCAGGAATACGGACGTACGAAGCAGTGGCATGGTGAAGGGTTGCCTGAGCAGAAATATCACGCTTTGTCAGATGAAACCGGTAAAGTATTTGGCTATTTCATTCACGATTCCTATGACTCTTCAGATGCGATTAACAAATTCGATTGGGATAAGGCACTGGACAGTAAGAAATATCCGGTTAACAGTGTAACAAGGGAGTATACGGAGGGACTCATTCAACTGAGGAAATCAACCAACGCCTTCCGTCTAGGGGATGAATCTCTCGTAGATAAGAATGTATCTCTAATTAAGGCACCGGAGATGAACAGCAAGGATCTAATCATCGCCTACAAAAATAAGTCTACGGATAACACGGGGACATACTATGTTTTTGTTAATGCGGATCAAACCCCAAGAACGCTTAGTCTCGACACAGATCTTACGAAAGGAACTGTTGTCGTGGATCAGGATGAAGCTGGAGTTAAGGCGGTTTCTGACAAATCCGGGTTTGAACTTAGTAAAACTTCAATTACACTTGAGCCGCTGACGGCTGTTGTAATTAAGATGAAAGAAAAATCTAAAAAGTAA
- a CDS encoding assimilatory sulfite reductase (NADPH) flavoprotein subunit produces MELQVINSPFTQEQTELLNRLLPTLSETQRIWLSGYLTAIQASGVAATSALEAPAVNVAGQPAVAAPAISKEITVLFGSQTGNSSGIAKKFSKKLQEQGFEVTTSSMSDFKPNNLKKVQNLLIVVSTHGEGEPPDSAIAFHEFLHSKRAPKLDDLKFSVLALGDTSYEFFCQTGKDFDNRLAELGGTRLTPRMDCDVDFEESAAEWMNNVLSELNAASTLTPVSVSSVGAAASTSTESEFTRSNPFQAEVLENLNLNGRGSDRETRHIELSLEGSGLTYEPGDSLGIIPQNHPLLVEEIIAAAGWNGEEIIQVSKKGDTLSLQDALTKYFEITVLTKPLLEQIVNLTSNAQLRKLLEPGNEQELRNYINDHDLLDLIQDFDLRGVTASEFVTLLRKIPARLYSIASSPSAYPDEVHLTVRTVRYQANGRDRYGVCSVQLAERIEPGDQLPVFIQNNDNFKLPANPDAPIIMIGPGTGVAPFRAFIGEREEQGAGGKSWLFYGDQHFATDFLYQVEWQRWLADGVLTRMDVAFSRDTDEKVYVQHRMLERSRELYEWLQEGAYIYVCGDEKKMAHDVHSTLAAILVQEGGLTMEAATDYLIRLQQDKRYQRDVY; encoded by the coding sequence TTGGAACTCCAAGTGATTAACAGCCCATTTACTCAGGAACAGACGGAACTATTAAATCGATTATTACCTACATTATCCGAGACACAGCGTATATGGCTTAGCGGCTATTTAACGGCGATTCAAGCAAGCGGTGTGGCTGCGACATCTGCGTTAGAAGCACCGGCTGTGAACGTTGCTGGTCAGCCTGCAGTAGCTGCACCTGCGATCAGCAAAGAGATTACCGTACTGTTCGGTTCCCAGACGGGAAACAGCAGCGGAATTGCGAAGAAATTCAGCAAGAAGCTTCAGGAGCAAGGGTTTGAAGTAACAACCAGCTCTATGAGTGATTTCAAACCAAACAATCTGAAGAAGGTTCAAAATCTGCTCATTGTCGTCAGCACCCATGGAGAAGGAGAGCCGCCGGATAGTGCGATCGCTTTCCATGAATTTTTGCACAGTAAACGTGCACCTAAGCTGGATGACTTGAAATTCTCTGTTCTGGCACTTGGAGATACTTCCTACGAATTCTTCTGCCAAACAGGCAAGGATTTTGACAATCGTCTGGCCGAGCTCGGCGGAACTCGTTTGACGCCAAGAATGGACTGCGATGTTGACTTTGAAGAGTCAGCAGCCGAATGGATGAATAATGTCCTGTCTGAGCTGAATGCGGCAAGTACATTAACACCGGTAAGTGTCAGTAGTGTAGGTGCGGCAGCCTCTACCAGTACGGAATCAGAGTTCACCAGATCGAACCCGTTTCAAGCCGAGGTGCTTGAGAATCTAAATTTGAACGGACGCGGGTCTGATCGTGAAACGAGACATATCGAGCTGTCCTTAGAAGGATCTGGACTTACTTATGAGCCAGGAGACAGCTTGGGAATCATCCCTCAGAATCATCCTTTGCTCGTAGAAGAGATCATTGCTGCAGCAGGGTGGAACGGTGAAGAAATCATTCAGGTATCCAAAAAAGGCGACACGCTCTCTTTACAGGATGCACTGACGAAGTATTTTGAAATTACGGTACTGACAAAGCCGCTGCTGGAGCAAATTGTGAATCTGACCTCGAATGCTCAGCTTAGAAAGCTACTTGAGCCAGGTAATGAACAAGAGCTTCGCAATTATATCAATGACCATGATCTGCTCGATTTGATCCAGGACTTTGATCTACGAGGTGTAACCGCATCTGAATTCGTTACGCTGCTTCGTAAAATCCCGGCACGCCTCTATTCCATTGCCAGCAGTCCAAGTGCATATCCTGATGAAGTGCATTTGACCGTGCGTACAGTACGTTACCAAGCGAACGGACGGGATCGCTACGGTGTCTGCTCCGTGCAGCTGGCAGAACGAATTGAACCAGGAGATCAACTCCCTGTATTTATACAGAATAACGATAACTTCAAGCTTCCAGCGAACCCTGATGCACCAATTATTATGATTGGACCAGGTACGGGTGTTGCTCCTTTCCGTGCATTCATTGGAGAGAGAGAAGAGCAGGGAGCCGGGGGTAAGAGCTGGCTGTTCTATGGTGATCAGCATTTTGCAACCGACTTTTTATATCAGGTGGAATGGCAGCGCTGGCTGGCAGATGGTGTGCTGACCCGGATGGATGTCGCTTTCTCCAGAGATACAGACGAGAAGGTATATGTTCAGCACCGGATGCTCGAGAGAAGCCGTGAGCTGTACGAGTGGCTTCAGGAGGGTGCTTACATCTACGTCTGTGGAGATGAGAAGAAGATGGCGCACGATGTTCATTCCACACTTGCAGCCATTCTCGTACAGGAAGGCGGCTTGACGATGGAGGCGGCAACGGATTATCTGATTCGATTACAGCAGGACAAACGATATCAACGCGATGTTTACTAA
- a CDS encoding MGMT family protein: MQPFTAEVIRVIQSIPEGKVMTYGQVAALAGSPRAARQVVRVLHSMSEKHALPWHRVVNKFGEIAIPEDEQRLIQEMKLEDEGVELGLDRRIDLSKYQA; this comes from the coding sequence ATGCAGCCCTTTACCGCAGAAGTGATTCGAGTCATTCAATCCATTCCAGAGGGAAAGGTAATGACCTACGGACAAGTTGCGGCTTTAGCCGGAAGTCCTCGTGCGGCAAGACAGGTTGTCCGGGTACTTCACTCGATGAGTGAGAAGCATGCCCTCCCCTGGCACCGAGTCGTAAATAAGTTCGGAGAGATAGCCATCCCTGAAGACGAGCAGCGATTGATCCAAGAGATGAAGCTCGAAGATGAAGGTGTAGAACTGGGACTTGACCGACGGATTGACCTATCCAAATATCAGGCCTGA
- a CDS encoding S8 family serine peptidase, producing the protein MVTAKKTKKTFSLSMAFLLAVSIVSPAMAAPTTSVSDKIDLRTAAPELITAKVDSKLNKLFDEDKYVTYLIKMSEQADTALASQKAMDLASTQKATPAAAKLSARTSVVSTLRETASRTQIPIQKYLDEQKEVGGVKEYKSYFIVNSLAVTSTKEVMEELALQPGIDKILPNEERFLQEVTVDKNASTPKANDLDSDSAASAADQNKNTEPSDYDPAEIEWNIAQVNAPEVWEQGIDGSGIVVANLDSGVDYTHPALASKWRGLDASGNVVDPELSWYDPHSGASLPADTDGHGTHTMGTMVGAEEDGTNMIGVAPGAKWMAVRIFNPSTTDAIILDGAQWLLAPVDEEGNLHPELAPDVVNNSWGGGAGIDEWFRPIVQAWRDAQIFPEFSAGNTTLTNPGGPGSVANPANYPESFATGATDINGDLADFSLLGPSPYDEIKPEVSAPGVNIRSSVPGGSYEGGWNGTSMAGPHTTAIAAMLLQANSSLTVDDLEDILTETATERTDSTYPESPNNGYGHGIVNALDAVGSVLQGVGSVTGRVTIDGDDLTAPELDYTVLESVYAGLDAGFSIEASDNVSVTEVSVFARTEGMSRYVYIPAELTSGDALDGTYRAVIPAALIEEPGLEYYIRVNDYGNNGYETEVHSVDVLEGIEPGYSQNFEQDYVGFLPDLDNPWVWGTPESGPGSAYSGEHVMATNLTGTYAPNSNTALIAPPINLEDAPEGALLSFKQWYELEDGSDFGTVYLATEENDYEFEQLLTVTGSSEDWANQYVDLTAYAGQKVYVAFVLSSDASIQGEGWYIDDFSLQLPDEVAPAAPSELTGTPSILGDVSLEWSAPADEDLKEYNVYRSVASDTGYELIGTTSEASYVDSITIEGETTFYYVVKAKDYSGNESDASNEIAVDVAVPETVFSDSFDGEDDNGWTHLGTNDVWERGTPAAPGPASAVTPPNVWGTDLNGTYLASSNFSLVSPVIDLTSQNTAALTFNHWYEIERNYDDAYVEVTTDGGTTWTEIGYYSNVTEGKQWSPVFIDLTSYAGNEIQVRFRLTTDGSVQKAGWYLDDVRVLAVSAPESTASDTKTESKKAKAIQNAPVLTDFVSKQPITTQGDSVSKDGEIGLFSLPVSATVTVLETGRSVRTDAFTGRYSFNHVAGDYNLKVESYGYYPQTVPVSIEDGKTRNVNFQLEEIPQGTITGTVTNERTGEPIADAVVMVMEDAQVSPVRTDEAGVFTLQVYEGTYTLSISALDYYSETAAVTVPANDTVTHDFDLKPFIGYAGEIKYDDGTAENARAWNAAGNAWAVKMSPESEAAQVTGASFLFWNTEWPSPGGTAFSYSVYDASGPDGAPGRELAGPFDGTALRNDEWTTVEFPEPVSVTGDFYIVYEQTEANPYSPGLATDESSTVAERAWQRISGAWTASPLEEGNYMIRAHVQYAIGAPIITSPSEDTYTNEESITITGTSNANGSTVTIYNGEEEAATATVEEGQFEAVIDLNAGENVLVAEVLVGDEVTDPSTPVTVTLDQAAPELVVTSPEDGETTNAEAYTVRGTVNDEYLDTVTVNGEAAEVTEDGSFEHRLLINSGDNVVTVIATDLAGNETTITRTVVVNWAAPVITNLAPSSDLHISAGEAVYVSFDSRPGLSASFRVELPGNAPSSFNEAPLTETSPGHYEGTYTTSESLRLEGGVIVVRVWDTAGNETEVAALGKLYVTESGEEPAPPNAAPVAIIQSPSAAQRNRDVTFDASNSYDEDGSIVSYVWNFGDGATGSGVTATHAYTKGGNYTVELIVTDDQGAANTKTFVIRIR; encoded by the coding sequence TTGGTCACAGCGAAAAAGACGAAAAAAACCTTCTCATTAAGCATGGCTTTCCTCCTGGCAGTGTCCATCGTAAGTCCGGCTATGGCCGCACCGACGACCTCAGTTTCTGATAAGATCGATTTGCGTACTGCGGCTCCCGAACTGATCACTGCAAAAGTAGACTCTAAGCTAAATAAGCTGTTTGACGAAGACAAATATGTCACCTACCTGATCAAAATGTCAGAACAAGCGGATACTGCGCTTGCTTCTCAGAAAGCAATGGATCTGGCTTCCACTCAAAAAGCAACCCCTGCAGCTGCGAAGCTCTCAGCTCGTACCTCAGTGGTTAGTACACTGCGTGAAACGGCATCCCGTACACAAATACCGATCCAAAAATATTTGGATGAACAGAAGGAAGTTGGCGGAGTTAAAGAATACAAGAGCTATTTCATTGTCAATTCACTGGCGGTTACAAGTACCAAAGAGGTGATGGAGGAGCTGGCCCTTCAGCCTGGCATTGACAAGATCCTTCCAAATGAAGAACGATTCCTACAGGAAGTTACGGTTGATAAGAATGCTTCGACTCCGAAGGCGAATGATTTGGACAGCGATTCTGCTGCCTCAGCAGCGGATCAGAACAAGAATACAGAACCTTCTGATTATGACCCGGCAGAAATTGAATGGAACATCGCTCAAGTCAATGCACCCGAAGTGTGGGAGCAAGGAATTGACGGCTCTGGAATTGTCGTCGCAAATTTGGACTCCGGCGTTGATTATACACATCCTGCCCTAGCCAGCAAATGGCGTGGTTTGGATGCCAGCGGAAATGTCGTTGATCCAGAGCTGAGCTGGTACGATCCTCATAGCGGTGCCTCACTTCCAGCCGATACGGACGGTCATGGTACACATACAATGGGGACGATGGTAGGTGCTGAAGAAGACGGCACGAATATGATTGGTGTAGCACCCGGCGCAAAATGGATGGCGGTCCGTATCTTTAATCCGAGCACCACGGATGCCATCATTCTGGATGGTGCTCAGTGGCTGCTGGCACCGGTAGATGAAGAGGGGAATCTACATCCAGAGCTTGCTCCAGATGTGGTGAACAACTCATGGGGTGGAGGAGCAGGTATTGATGAATGGTTCAGACCCATCGTCCAAGCATGGCGTGATGCCCAGATATTCCCCGAATTCTCTGCAGGTAACACAACATTGACGAATCCTGGTGGCCCTGGATCGGTTGCTAATCCGGCGAACTATCCGGAATCCTTTGCTACAGGTGCAACGGACATCAATGGAGATTTGGCTGACTTCTCACTCTTGGGTCCCTCCCCGTATGATGAGATTAAACCTGAAGTTTCTGCTCCGGGTGTGAACATTCGCTCATCGGTTCCAGGCGGCAGTTATGAAGGAGGCTGGAATGGAACATCGATGGCAGGCCCCCATACAACTGCCATTGCGGCCATGCTATTGCAAGCGAACAGCTCTCTCACTGTCGATGATCTGGAGGATATTCTGACAGAAACAGCGACAGAAAGAACAGATAGCACTTATCCGGAATCACCTAACAACGGATATGGACACGGCATTGTCAATGCACTTGATGCGGTTGGCTCAGTCCTTCAAGGTGTCGGTTCTGTAACGGGTCGAGTGACCATCGACGGTGATGACCTGACTGCACCTGAGCTGGATTACACTGTTCTGGAATCGGTTTATGCCGGACTTGATGCCGGATTCTCCATTGAAGCCAGTGATAATGTATCCGTTACTGAAGTCAGTGTTTTTGCAAGAACAGAAGGTATGAGCCGCTATGTATACATACCAGCGGAACTCACTTCCGGAGATGCGCTTGATGGTACGTACCGAGCTGTTATTCCTGCAGCACTTATCGAGGAGCCAGGCCTTGAATATTACATCCGTGTGAATGACTATGGCAATAACGGTTATGAGACGGAAGTACATTCCGTAGACGTATTGGAAGGAATTGAACCAGGTTATTCCCAAAATTTTGAACAGGACTATGTTGGATTCTTGCCTGATCTTGACAATCCTTGGGTATGGGGAACTCCTGAAAGCGGACCTGGAAGTGCCTATTCTGGGGAGCATGTAATGGCGACAAATTTAACGGGTACGTATGCACCGAATTCTAACACCGCTCTAATTGCACCGCCAATTAATTTGGAAGATGCGCCTGAAGGTGCCCTGTTGTCCTTCAAGCAATGGTATGAGCTAGAAGACGGCAGTGATTTTGGTACTGTGTATCTAGCGACAGAAGAGAACGACTATGAATTTGAACAGTTGCTGACGGTTACGGGCAGCAGTGAAGATTGGGCGAACCAATATGTAGATTTAACCGCGTATGCGGGACAAAAAGTATATGTGGCATTTGTTCTCAGCTCGGACGCTTCAATTCAAGGAGAAGGCTGGTACATTGATGACTTCTCGTTGCAGCTTCCGGATGAAGTGGCTCCAGCAGCTCCATCTGAGCTGACAGGAACACCTTCAATACTTGGTGACGTATCGCTAGAGTGGAGTGCTCCTGCTGATGAAGATCTGAAGGAATATAATGTTTATCGTTCTGTGGCATCTGACACGGGATATGAGCTGATTGGCACGACATCTGAAGCATCCTATGTTGACAGTATTACGATTGAAGGAGAAACAACTTTTTATTATGTAGTCAAAGCAAAAGATTACAGCGGCAACGAGAGTGACGCTTCCAATGAGATAGCGGTTGATGTAGCTGTACCAGAAACTGTATTCAGCGATTCATTTGACGGTGAAGACGATAATGGCTGGACACACTTGGGAACGAATGATGTATGGGAGCGGGGCACTCCTGCTGCACCGGGTCCAGCTTCTGCGGTCACTCCTCCGAATGTTTGGGGAACTGATCTGAACGGAACTTATCTGGCAAGCTCAAATTTTTCTCTTGTATCGCCTGTGATTGACTTAACTTCTCAGAATACGGCTGCACTGACCTTCAATCACTGGTACGAAATCGAAAGAAACTATGATGATGCCTACGTGGAAGTAACCACGGATGGCGGTACGACCTGGACAGAGATTGGTTACTACTCCAATGTAACAGAAGGTAAACAGTGGTCACCTGTATTTATTGATCTGACAAGCTATGCAGGAAATGAAATTCAAGTACGCTTTAGATTAACTACGGATGGCAGTGTACAAAAAGCGGGATGGTATTTGGATGATGTCCGGGTGCTGGCTGTATCTGCACCAGAATCAACAGCTAGTGATACAAAGACTGAATCTAAAAAAGCTAAAGCAATACAGAATGCCCCTGTATTGACGGACTTTGTGAGCAAGCAGCCGATTACGACTCAAGGTGATTCCGTATCGAAGGATGGAGAAATAGGACTGTTTAGTCTTCCTGTCTCTGCTACGGTAACGGTTCTCGAAACCGGAAGATCGGTTCGTACGGATGCATTTACAGGCCGTTACAGCTTTAATCATGTCGCCGGTGACTATAATTTGAAGGTCGAGTCTTACGGCTATTACCCACAGACGGTTCCTGTAAGCATTGAAGATGGCAAGACACGTAACGTTAACTTCCAGCTCGAAGAAATTCCACAAGGTACGATTACGGGCACCGTTACAAATGAACGTACGGGAGAGCCGATTGCAGATGCGGTAGTCATGGTCATGGAAGACGCACAGGTATCACCTGTACGGACTGACGAAGCGGGGGTCTTTACTCTGCAGGTATATGAAGGAACATATACTTTGTCCATTTCCGCATTAGATTACTATAGTGAAACAGCAGCAGTAACCGTTCCTGCGAACGATACTGTCACGCATGACTTTGATCTGAAGCCCTTCATCGGCTATGCAGGTGAGATCAAATATGATGACGGAACAGCGGAGAATGCTCGTGCATGGAATGCGGCAGGGAATGCGTGGGCTGTTAAAATGAGTCCTGAATCAGAAGCGGCACAAGTAACCGGAGCATCCTTCCTCTTCTGGAATACAGAGTGGCCGAGCCCAGGCGGTACAGCCTTCAGTTATTCTGTATATGATGCATCTGGACCAGATGGAGCACCCGGACGTGAGCTTGCAGGTCCATTTGACGGTACTGCACTAAGAAATGATGAATGGACAACGGTAGAGTTCCCGGAACCGGTCTCGGTTACAGGAGACTTTTACATTGTATACGAGCAGACCGAAGCGAATCCTTATTCACCGGGACTAGCAACCGATGAGAGCAGTACAGTCGCTGAACGGGCATGGCAGCGGATCAGTGGCGCATGGACTGCCTCCCCTCTAGAGGAAGGAAATTACATGATCCGTGCGCATGTACAGTATGCGATTGGCGCGCCAATCATCACCTCTCCGTCAGAAGATACGTACACGAATGAGGAGTCCATTACAATTACAGGTACTTCCAATGCCAACGGATCAACAGTGACGATTTATAATGGGGAAGAAGAAGCAGCAACTGCGACGGTGGAAGAGGGACAATTTGAAGCGGTGATCGACCTGAATGCAGGCGAGAACGTTCTTGTCGCTGAAGTCTTGGTGGGTGATGAAGTAACAGACCCTTCTACTCCAGTAACGGTAACTCTTGATCAAGCTGCACCAGAGCTTGTTGTTACATCTCCAGAGGATGGAGAGACGACGAACGCTGAAGCTTATACCGTGAGAGGTACAGTGAATGATGAATACCTTGATACGGTTACAGTGAACGGTGAAGCAGCTGAAGTTACGGAGGATGGAAGCTTCGAGCATCGTCTTCTGATCAACTCAGGTGATAATGTCGTTACTGTAATAGCAACAGACTTGGCTGGCAACGAAACGACCATTACACGTACAGTAGTAGTAAACTGGGCAGCACCTGTCATAACGAATCTCGCACCAAGTTCGGATCTGCATATTTCAGCAGGAGAGGCGGTGTATGTATCCTTCGACAGCCGCCCAGGTCTGTCAGCATCATTCCGTGTCGAACTGCCAGGCAATGCCCCATCGAGCTTCAATGAAGCTCCGCTCACAGAGACTTCTCCTGGACACTATGAAGGAACCTATACAACCTCAGAATCGTTGAGGCTCGAAGGCGGAGTTATTGTAGTAAGAGTATGGGATACAGCAGGTAACGAAACAGAAGTTGCAGCACTTGGTAAATTATATGTCACAGAGAGTGGGGAAGAGCCGGCTCCGCCAAATGCAGCCCCTGTCGCCATCATTCAATCTCCGAGCGCAGCGCAGCGTAACCGGGATGTTACTTTCGATGCTTCAAATTCATACGACGAGGATGGCAGCATTGTTTCTTATGTATGGAATTTTGGAGATGGAGCAACGGGTAGTGGAGTCACCGCTACACATGCCTATACCAAAGGCGGAAATTATACGGTGGAGCTCATCGTCACAGATGATCAAGGTGCAGCGAATACGAAAACATTCGTCATTCGAATTCGCTAA